CTAAACCGGTATCCGCTAACGAATCTTTATGAATGATCGAGCTTGGAGCCATGGATAAAAAGTTACCCGCCATGCCAGGTTCTTTGATAAGACTTCCCTTTAAGATAAAGACTGATTCTCCTAATTGAACCTCATCTCCCTTTTTTAATTTTAGATTTTGGATAAGACTGCTTTCGAGAAGGATCTCTCCTGTTTGCAAGGAACGATATGCGTTTTTGGGTTCTGTTTCTACAGCTCCGAAATAAGGATATTCTCCCTTGATCGCTTTTACGAGAGAAAGAGTGGAGTCCTGGTTTTTAGGATTCCTAAGCATAGAAGGGAATTGCACTAATTCAGAGGATTTGCTTCCTTTTGGCAATTCTCCCACTAAAAACGCTGTTTGCTTCTCGCTAAGTGGGGCCGGAGAAGTTGCGACCAGGTCCGCCCCCAGTATATTTTTGGCCTCTTTCAAGATAGATTGAGAGAATTGGTCCCTATAGGAGTGAACCGCAAGAACTGCACCAGTTCCGATTGTGATCGCTAATATGATTTGTAAGGAAGAAGTCTTTTTAGAGAAGATCTCTCGGAACATTACCTTTATAAAGAAGCGTAAATTCATTTCTTCTTACCGCGAGTAGTAGCTTTTTTAGGAGATGCTTTGGACTTGCTTGCGTTCAATATGACCCCGTCTCTCATTTCTAAGACTCGATCTGCAATTGCGGCGACTTTGGGATCATGAGTTACTACAAGTAGAGTAGACTTTCTATCTCGATTTAATCCTTTTAAGAGAGCCATAATATTCTCTCCATTCTTCTTATCCAAATTTGCAGTAGGTTCGTCTGCGAACAATAACTTAGGCTCATGAATAAAGGATCTAGCAATCGCGACTCTTTGCTCTTCTCCTCCTGAGAGTTGGCTTGGAAAATTATGTGCTCTATGAGAGATACCTACTTTCTCTAACCAATACATAGCTTTCTCTTGGATTGCTTTCTCCGATAAGTTAGTGGTCAAAGCAAGAGGAAGACACACATTCTCTAGAGCGTTTAACGTTTTGATCAGTTGAAAGTTTTGGAATATGAATCCGATCTGCTTGCCTCTGATCTTTGCAAGTTCATCTTCTGTTTTTTCGAACAAGGAGACACCATCTAAAAGTACTTTTCCAGAGTCTGCTTTATCTAATCCTGCTGAAACAGCCAATAACGTTGATTTGCCGGAACCAGAAGGACCTATGATGGCAACAAATTCTCCTTCCTTAATATGAAATGAAACGTCTTTTAATACGTTAAACTGTTGATCTGCGACGGTATAAGACTTGTTTAAGTCCGTGATTGATAACAATGTGCACCTACCTTCTGTCTTTGACTGACCTAAACTCGGCATTTGATAGGAAATTTATTTTCCTCACAAAAAACCGTACTTGAAAAACTATTCCAAAGGAAAGCGCGCATGGAATTTTTTTTCAAAAAAATTGCAGTCATTTTCACAAACTTCCAACCTAATTTTTTTTGACTCTAGAGTGAGCCGATTTTATAAAGTAACTCTCGACATACGGAAGTCGAGAGCCGAAAACAAGACTCACACTTCGGACTTATTTACACTCCGTAAATAAAAAGATATTAGATGGATTTTTCTGGGAGCAAAATGCAATTATTAACTGTGACGGAATTCAACGAACAAGAAGCGGAACTCACTCAAGCGCAAAGTAAGCAACTCACATGCAAAGGATGCGGTAAACTAACACCGAATCTCTTTCAGTACGATCTATGTCGTGACTGCTTGAACCTAACTTTTAAACGATTGATCAAGGTTATTGACTCAGTACGTAAATAAGTTCGTTTCCTTCCATCCCATTTTCAACTACATCTAAGCAAATAAGAGCTTAGTTCGCTCCTCAGAAGCCGGTTTCCACCGGCTTTCTTCATTTCTGACCGAGTATAGTGAGTAAGGTTCCCTTCTGAAAGGCCCTTCTGCTTCATAAAAAAGAATTGGATTCTAGGCCGGACTAAAAAACTTCACGGTATGGACTATCCGTTTCGGGAAATTGAATCAAAATGGCAATCTTACTGGGAAAAGAACTCTTCTTTTCGGACGGATCTACGCTCTAAGAAGCCTAAATTCTATTGCTTGGACATGTTTCCTTATCCCTCAGGCGCGGGATTACATGTAGGCCACCCCGAAGGTTATACAGCAACTGACATAGTTTCCAGATACAAGAGAATGAAAGGATTCGAAGTACTTCATCCAATGGGATGGGACGCTTTCGGTCTTCCCGCAGAGCGATATGCGATGCAAACAGGGATCCATCCTGCTTTAACTACCAAGCAAAACGTAGATAATTTCAGAAGACAGATCAAAATGATAGGTCTTTCATACGATTGGGATAGAGAGATCTCCACCACAGACCCGAAATACTATAAATTTACTCAATGGATCTTCTTAAAATTATACGAATCCTGGTATGATCCTCAATCTTCTCAGGCAAAACCAATCGCTGAATTGCTTAAAAGGTTCGAAGCCAAAGGATCAGAAGGATTCGAAGGCCTCGAAGCCTTCTCCGCAAAGGATTGGAAGGAATATTCGGATGCGAAAAAAGAAAGCGTTCTATCCGAATTCCGTCTCGTTTACCAAGCAGAGATTCCTGTGAATTGGTGCCCTGGCTTAGGGACCGTTCTTGCAAACGAAGAAGTAGAAGAATGGGTAGGTAAGGGCTACGAAGTGGTTCGTAAGCCTATGCGTCAGTATATGATGCGTATCACCGCGTATGCAGAGAGACTGTTAGAAGATTTAAGTCTTGTATCTTGGCCTCAATCCACTTTGGAAATGCAGAAGAATTGGATTGGAAAGAGCGAAGGTCTAGAATTAATTTTTCCATTCGAATCTTCCACATCTGCAAGGGTAGAAGGAGCCAAGGCCAAGCTCGACGAAAAACTTCGCAATGCTAAGGAACTAGGCTTCGGTGGAGTGAAGGTTTATACGACTCGTCCTGATACTGTGTTCGGTGTCACCTATATGGTTCTCGCACCGGAACATCCTTTGGTGGATGTGCTTACTTCTCCGGAACAATGGGAGAAGGTGCAGGAATATAAAAAGACTTCTGCGTTAAAGAGCGATTTGGATAGAACTGAGCTTTCTAAAGAGAAGTCCGGAGTCTTTACCGGAGCTTATGTTCTGAATCCTGCAGATCCTTCTAAGAAGATCCAGGTTTGGATCGGCGATTATGTTTTATATGGATATGGAACAGGAGCCATCATGGCAGTCCCTGCTCATGACCAAAGAGACTATGAATTCGCAAAAGCTTTCGGTTTGGAAATCCTTCCTGTTATCCAAGGAGATCTTTCGCAAGGAGCTTTCGATTCTAAGGAATCCGTTTGCATCAACTCTTCTTCTTCGGAGATCTCCATAGACGGTTTGAAGTATAAGGATGCATTCTCTAAGATTGCCGATTGGGCGGAGAAAAAGAATATAGGAAGAAAGAAAATTCAGTTCAAGCTAAGAGACTGGCTTTTCGCTCGCCAAAGATATTGGGGGGAGCCTATTCCGTTGGTTCACTATCCTTCCGGAGTAAGTAAGGCGATTCCCGAGTCCGAACTTCCATTAGAACTTCCTAATTTATCGGAATTTAAACCTTCAGGCACGGGAGAATCTCCTCTTGCTCTTGCAGGCGATTGGTTGAAATACAAGGACCCCGAAACTGGGGAAGTGGGAACTAGAGAAACAAATACCATGCCTCAATGGGCGGGTTCTTGCTGGTACTATCTTCGTTATATAGATCCTGAAAATCCGAAGCAATTCGTGGATCCTGAATTGGAAAAGGCTTGGATGCCTGTGGATCTATATGTGGGTGGAGCGGAGCACGCAGTTCTTCACTTATTGTACTCTCGTTTTTGGCATAAGGTATTATTCGATCTAGGATATGTAACTACTCCGGAGCCTTTCAAGAAATTGGTTCACCAAGGATTGATCTTGGGAGAAGACAAACGCAAGATGTCTAAGTCACTTGGGAATGTAGTGAATCCGGATGAGGTGGTTACCAATTTCGGAGCAGACAGTTTACGCCTCTTTGAAATGTTTATGGGTCCTTTTGAGATGGTCAAGCCTTGGAGCACTAGAGGAGTGGAGGGAGTCTTTCGCTTTCTGAATCGGGTTTGGAGATTGTATCATTCCGGCGCTGAGGAATCTTTCCGTTTAGAAGACATAGGGCCGAATGAAGATGAACTAAAGATCCTTCACAGGACTATCAAGAAGATAGAAGACGATATCAATAATTTCTCATTCAATACTGCGATCTCTCAGCTCATGATCTTTGTGAATGAGCTTACACCGAGTGCTCGCAGACCTCGTAAGATCTTGGAAACATTCTTGCTTTTGATTGCTCCTTTCTCTCCTCATTTGGCGGAAGAACTCTGGGCTCTTGCAGGCAAAAAAGATTCCTTAACCTACGAACCGTTTCCAAGCTATGAAGAAAAGTATCTGACTGACGACGAGATAATGATCGTAGTGCAGGTGAACGGAAAGTTAAGAGGCGAATTCAAAGCGTCGAAAGAGATCGGACAAGAAGAAGCTATCAAAACTGCAAAGGCTCTGGACAAGGTACAGATATTCTTGGACGGAAAGCAGATCCGCAAAGAGATCTATGTTCCAGGAAAACTCGTGAACCTAGTAGTCGGTTAAGAGAAACGATTCGGATACAAAAAAGCCTCTCGGATTAGAGAGGCTTTTTATTTTCTCAGAGCTGTTTGCTCGTATACTCACTTCAAAAGAATAAACGCAAGTAAACCTACTAGCAATACCACTCCCACTAAGATCACATAGTTAAGAGCTCCGCTCGATTCCGATTTACCGGACATTCCCGCAGGACGAGGAGCGGCTCCTCCAGCAGTTTTAGGTCGGGCTAAACGAACAGGTCTTTCTTCGAATGCTTGCAGAAGAGCTCCAGCAGGTCCTTTTGCAAAAATATGATATTCGTTCTTACCGGAAGCGATCCCTACAAAGGTCCCGATCACAGGCTTTACATTTCCATCCTTGTCCATCGCGCCCAAGGTCTTAGCGATCGCTTTTTCCTCAGGAGAAACTGCAGGAAGTTGAAGAAGGATCTTATCTCCTTCATTTAACTCGTCGAAATCGATTCCGTTTACAGGAGAGAGAATTGTCTTTGCTTGGACCACTCTACCGAAACCTTTGCGAATGGTTTCGATCTGTCTAAGAACAGCCGCTTTTTCTGGATCGATATTTTCAACCGGACCACCTCCTTCTGCCACTTCCTCAGGAGGTTTAGCAATCGGTTGAAGGATCCCGGTAAAGAAACTCTTGCCTCTGCATTTTAAACTAGAAACGAATTCTACGTCTGCTTGGACACGGATCATATTGATCTTCATCGCAGTCTTGATCTGATTCTCTAAGAGATTGATCAATGCAGAAGGATCGTTGCGATCCCACATAGGATAATATTGTTCTAATATTTGTTTGTTTAACTTCGTATGAAGAATTCTTCCGATCTGCTCGGATAATCCGGGATCTGGAGCTTCTTCTCTTGCGGCTTCAGCGATATCATGAGAGATCTGTCCGAAATCTTCGAAGGTTCTGATCTTACGAATGGTAGGTGCATTGGAAAATAAAGAGTACAATTCGAGGAATTCGTTTTTGTATCTGGACAAAAGTCCCAGAACGACTCCTGCTCTATTTTCTATATCGATCCGTAATTTGAGTAAATAGGCGTCTTTGATTTTACCTTGGATTAATTCGATGGCTTGCTCTTCCGTATGAACGGATTCCAAGGCAAGATTCATCTGATTCGCCTGTTCTTGGAGCTTGCTTGTTTGCGGGTTTTGTTCCATTTTTGCTCAGGCCTAACCGATTATTAGCGGCTTTCTCAGGTCATGCTAAGCCACTAGCCTTTTCTTGTAACCATTTTTGATATCTTTGTCTTCGAGGTACATAAGAATCTGCTAATGGGATCTCGACTCTGGCAACCGTTCTATTTTCGGACTGTCTACTGTAGATAGTAAACAAATGCCGGTCATAGCCGCTTTGGGCTACCAGTATCTCAACCATTGTGATACCCATTCCTGCACCTTCTGTGGTATCACCATATTTCATATAGTATTCGAAGAGATTGTCAAATTCTTTCGAATGAACGAATTTCTCTCTGATTCTCTTTTCTTCTCGTATCGCTAATGTAAAATTATTCTGCACCAGAAGAATGATCCGATCCGAGGAAAAGCTAACCGTCACTTTTACGAAGAGACCATGCTCTTTCATCTTTCTGCGATAGTACGGGAATTTTCTGCTGACTAGGTTTTCTTTGAATGATTCCATTCCGAGATCGTATTGAGACGGATCTCCTATATTTAAGCCCAGTTCCTTGAATAGAACGCGCTTGATCGCGGCTTTTGTCGCGTTAACAATCAACTCTTTTGCAGAAGTGAATAAGAGTTCGATTAAATCGTCTCTTCTATACTTAGAGAGTACGCTTTGAAGGATATGTTTGAGTTTATTTTCGCCCCGAGTACTCAGGACGTAGGTAATGATTGAAATCGGCTCTTCTTTTTTTACGGCCGTCTCGACCTCGAAGAGGAATTCTTGGGGAAGTTCCTCGATTCCCTCGTACATTTGGATTCTCGATTATACGGACCCTACCTTGCTTACGAGAAAAAAACGAAAATGTGTCCCGAAAAAAGAAGGGAATATTTCGGCTAAAACTGCAAAAAAACAGGCCCGTACTTGTAGAAAAGCAGCTCTTCCCTCTTTTTAAAAGGGAAAGCTATAGAATGTCTTTTAGGTTAAGAGCAGATTCCGAATTTAGGAATTTGCCGATCTCATCCATAACTGCTCCCACTTCAGGCTTGCAGGAACGAATAACGTTAGCTAATTTAGGATCGGTTCCAGGGATCTTTCCCTCATGGAATTTGAGTTTGAATTCGGTAAATTTCAGGCCGTGAGCGGTTGAGATTACCACCACCTTCTCGCCTTTCGCAATCGTTCCCTTTGCTCTCAGCTTATACAAGGCAGCCAAGGCCACTCCGGTATGAGGATCGTTGTATAGTCCGAACAAGTCCGTCTTGGCAGACGCTTCCGAAAGTTCCGCTTCGCTGGCTTGCTCCACGATTCCATTGAATTTCTTTAAAGTACGGATCGCTTTTTGAACGGAGACCGGATTTCCGATTTGGATTGCGGAAGCAAGTGTAGGCTTTGCATCAACCGGACTGAATTCTTCGAAATTCTTTAAATAAGAAAGATATAATGGATTCGCATTCTCCGCTTGGGCGAGTACGATTCTAGGAAGTTTATCGATTAGCCCTAATTCCTTGGCCATCTCGAAACCTGCACCTAGAGCGGACACGTTACCCAGGTTTCCGCCGGGAATAATCACCCAGTCAGGAACGTTCCATTCTAACTGCTGTACTATTTCGGGAGCGATCGTCTTTTGTCCTTCGATACGAAGGCTGTTCATCGAATTTGCTAAATAAATTCCGGCTTCCTTAGTAACTTCTTTCACGATCTTCATGCAACCGTCAAAGTCTGTCTCCAATGCGATCACCTTGGCTCCGTTGGAAACCGGTTGGATCAATTGTGCCTGAGAAACTTTTCCGGCAGGCAAGAAGATGATGGCTGGAATTCCTGCTTTCGCAGCATAAGAAGCCAAAGCCGCAGAAGTATCTCCTGAGCTTGCACAGGCCACTGCGCGTATCTTTGTTCCGGAGTTCAGCATGTGTTTCACTTGAGAAAGAAGCACTGTCATTCCCAAGTCTTTGAAGGAACCTGTGTGGGAGATCCCACATTGTTTGATCCAAAGATCGCCGAGACCAAAATGTTTGGTCAATCTTTCTGAATGAAATAAATGCGAAAGACCTTCACCAGAGGTCACGATCTCAGAGTCCTGAACATGAGGAAGAACCCATTCTCTCTTGTTCCAGATCCCGGAAGTGTTAGGGAATTTCACCGAACCCAAGCGGGAATCGAATAATTCTCTCCATTCCTTTCCGGAAGTTTCCTTGAGAGCGTTTATGTCGTGAGAGACTTGGAGAAGGCTCCCACATTTACG
Above is a window of Leptospira semungkisensis DNA encoding:
- the leuS gene encoding leucine--tRNA ligase, which codes for MDYPFREIESKWQSYWEKNSSFRTDLRSKKPKFYCLDMFPYPSGAGLHVGHPEGYTATDIVSRYKRMKGFEVLHPMGWDAFGLPAERYAMQTGIHPALTTKQNVDNFRRQIKMIGLSYDWDREISTTDPKYYKFTQWIFLKLYESWYDPQSSQAKPIAELLKRFEAKGSEGFEGLEAFSAKDWKEYSDAKKESVLSEFRLVYQAEIPVNWCPGLGTVLANEEVEEWVGKGYEVVRKPMRQYMMRITAYAERLLEDLSLVSWPQSTLEMQKNWIGKSEGLELIFPFESSTSARVEGAKAKLDEKLRNAKELGFGGVKVYTTRPDTVFGVTYMVLAPEHPLVDVLTSPEQWEKVQEYKKTSALKSDLDRTELSKEKSGVFTGAYVLNPADPSKKIQVWIGDYVLYGYGTGAIMAVPAHDQRDYEFAKAFGLEILPVIQGDLSQGAFDSKESVCINSSSSEISIDGLKYKDAFSKIADWAEKKNIGRKKIQFKLRDWLFARQRYWGEPIPLVHYPSGVSKAIPESELPLELPNLSEFKPSGTGESPLALAGDWLKYKDPETGEVGTRETNTMPQWAGSCWYYLRYIDPENPKQFVDPELEKAWMPVDLYVGGAEHAVLHLLYSRFWHKVLFDLGYVTTPEPFKKLVHQGLILGEDKRKMSKSLGNVVNPDEVVTNFGADSLRLFEMFMGPFEMVKPWSTRGVEGVFRFLNRVWRLYHSGAEESFRLEDIGPNEDELKILHRTIKKIEDDINNFSFNTAISQLMIFVNELTPSARRPRKILETFLLLIAPFSPHLAEELWALAGKKDSLTYEPFPSYEEKYLTDDEIMIVVQVNGKLRGEFKASKEIGQEEAIKTAKALDKVQIFLDGKQIRKEIYVPGKLVNLVVG
- a CDS encoding LIC10486 family protein — translated: MEQNPQTSKLQEQANQMNLALESVHTEEQAIELIQGKIKDAYLLKLRIDIENRAGVVLGLLSRYKNEFLELYSLFSNAPTIRKIRTFEDFGQISHDIAEAAREEAPDPGLSEQIGRILHTKLNKQILEQYYPMWDRNDPSALINLLENQIKTAMKINMIRVQADVEFVSSLKCRGKSFFTGILQPIAKPPEEVAEGGGPVENIDPEKAAVLRQIETIRKGFGRVVQAKTILSPVNGIDFDELNEGDKILLQLPAVSPEEKAIAKTLGAMDKDGNVKPVIGTFVGIASGKNEYHIFAKGPAGALLQAFEERPVRLARPKTAGGAAPRPAGMSGKSESSGALNYVILVGVVLLVGLLAFILLK
- the thrC gene encoding threonine synthase; amino-acid sequence: MSLTFTKLKAEFRCINDSCGATYDLNEVVYECRKCGSLLQVSHDINALKETSGKEWRELFDSRLGSVKFPNTSGIWNKREWVLPHVQDSEIVTSGEGLSHLFHSERLTKHFGLGDLWIKQCGISHTGSFKDLGMTVLLSQVKHMLNSGTKIRAVACASSGDTSAALASYAAKAGIPAIIFLPAGKVSQAQLIQPVSNGAKVIALETDFDGCMKIVKEVTKEAGIYLANSMNSLRIEGQKTIAPEIVQQLEWNVPDWVIIPGGNLGNVSALGAGFEMAKELGLIDKLPRIVLAQAENANPLYLSYLKNFEEFSPVDAKPTLASAIQIGNPVSVQKAIRTLKKFNGIVEQASEAELSEASAKTDLFGLYNDPHTGVALAALYKLRAKGTIAKGEKVVVISTAHGLKFTEFKLKFHEGKIPGTDPKLANVIRSCKPEVGAVMDEIGKFLNSESALNLKDIL
- a CDS encoding ABC transporter ATP-binding protein, whose product is MLSITDLNKSYTVADQQFNVLKDVSFHIKEGEFVAIIGPSGSGKSTLLAVSAGLDKADSGKVLLDGVSLFEKTEDELAKIRGKQIGFIFQNFQLIKTLNALENVCLPLALTTNLSEKAIQEKAMYWLEKVGISHRAHNFPSQLSGGEEQRVAIARSFIHEPKLLFADEPTANLDKKNGENIMALLKGLNRDRKSTLLVVTHDPKVAAIADRVLEMRDGVILNASKSKASPKKATTRGKKK